From Micromonospora echinaurantiaca:
GTGGAGGCCAGGCCAGGGTCTGCCGGGGAGGTCGGCGGCGTGGGTTGCGTGGGCACGGCACTCTCCTCCTGCGGGCCGGCGCAGCCGGCCAGGCCGAGGACGGCGGCCAGGCCGGCGACGGTGGTACGGGTTGCACGACGCACGCCGGTCGGACGTGCCGGCACGACGGGGGGTTCCCGCCAGGGCGCCCCCGGAAACCGCCGCCGACGTGCGCCCGCCGCCGCAGCGCTGCGGCTCCGGTGCGCCACCTGCGCCGGAGCGCTGACGGACCGCGGGCCGGCTGCGCGGATCCGTCCCGAGAAAAGGGCGATGCCCGGGCAGGTGGCCTGCCCGGGCATCGCGGGGTGGTGCCGATCAGCGGATCAGGAGAAGCGGACCTTCACCGAGGTGCCGTCCTGCTCCAGAACGCGGATCTTCGTGCCGGTGGCCGGGAGCTTGACGCCGTGGTTCGGCAGCTCCGCGTACCAGTACTTCTGGGTGTCGTCGAACAGCGGCTGCGCGGCCTGGCCACGGATGTACTGCGGCTGGCTGTTGAGGTGCAGCGTGAACGAGTCGGCCTTCTTCAGGCTGAACGGCGCGTCGTAGACCTGGACGCGGGCCCGCCAGGGCTGCCCGGTCAGGTTGTAGATCGGCCGCGGGTGCGCGTCAATGTAGAGGTTGCGACCCTCACCCGGGTGCGCGAACGTGTCGTTGTCGGCCCACCGGAGGTTCCAGTAGGAGATCAGCAGACCCTCCTGGTACGCGTAGTGGTCCACGTAGTCCGGGCGGGTGTTCGCGTAGCCGAAGAAGTACGGACCGGTCTTGAGGTACTTGTCGTACGAGACGTAGGTCCGGTTGCCGGCGATGTAGTAGTTGTCGAAGAGCCGGGTGTAGGTCTCCTCGACGATGCTCCAGCCGTTGAGGGCCCAGTCGCCCGCGCCGGCCTCGGCCCCGTCGGAGAGGACCGTCTGCCCGTCGGCGGTCACGGTGATGGCGTCACCGTAGAAGCCGCCCTCGGCGACACCACCGTCGGTCTGGTAGCGCAGCCGGAACTGCGCGACCTTGCCCGCCGCCAGGTCGAGCGGGATGTTGATGTCCACCCACTCGCCGTTGCTGCTGCCGTCCAGGGCCGGACGTCCGGGCGAGATCTCCGGAAGCGGCTGCCCGTTAACCGTGCCGTTCTGCGGGGTCCAGGTCTGACCGTTGTCGGTCGAGACCTCGAAGAACATGTAGTCGTACCCGGCCTCGATGTCGTAGCGGCCCTTCATCGACAGCGACGCCGACGACTTCCCGGTGAGGTCCACCGTGCGGGTCATCGTGTTGTTCAGGTCGTCGTCGTTGCCGGAGAAGAACTGCTTGGTGCCCTCGAACGGCGCGCCGTTGTTGAACGTGTACTCCCGCTGCGGGAGCACCACCACGGCGGCCTGCGGCTTGTCGGAGTTGTACTCCTGCGGGCCGAGGGTCATCGTGCGCTTCTGGCCCGCGACGATGACCTCGTAGTCGAGCCAGCCGAGCTGGAGCTTGTTCCAGGCGCCCAGGTCGCCACCGCGCTCACCGATGCCGCCGTCGTTCTTGGCACCGAGCCGGCTCTGGGCCATCAGGGTCCAGTGCTCGTTGTTGTTGTCCCCACCGCTGAGCACGTTGTAGTCGTCCGGCAGACCGAGGTCGTGCCCGTACTCGTGGTAGAAGACGCTCCGGCCGCCGTTCTCCGGCTGGATGGTGTAGTCACCGATCCAGATGCCCGTGTTGCCGATCTGGGTGCCGCCGGCCGGGAAGTTGACCGGACCGGTCGAGCCCTGGTCGGACGCGAAGGCGTACCAGCGGTGGCTCCAGATGGCGTCCTCACCCTGGTACGGGTCGCCGTCGGCCTCGTCGCCGCCGGAGTGGACGATCTGGAAGTGGTCGATGTAGCCGTCCGACTCGTTGAAGTTGCCGTCCGAGTCGTGGTCGTACCGGTCCCACTGGTCCATCGCCTTGACTTCTTCGGCGATCTCGGCGTCGCTGCGGCCGGCGGCCTTCTGGTCGGCGACCCACTGGTTGGCGGCGTCGCGGACCAGCGCCCAGGTGTTGGTGCAGACGTTGTCGGCGCACGGGTAGCCACCGGAGCGGCCGTACCGGGCCTCGTTGTAGCGGACCTTGACCCAGTCGGTGACCGTGCCCTCGACGCTGTAGCGGCCCGAGGACTGCGCCTCGTAGTACTGCTTCAGCGACTCGTCACCCGGCGCGGTGCCGAAGTAGAGCTTGCGGTAGTGGTCGGCGTTGTAGTCCGCCTGCCAGACGGTGGAGTTGTCCACCGCCCGGTTGGGGGCCGGGATCTCGTTGTGCAGCGGCCCGTCGAACCGGGTCGGACCCGGCGTGCCCGGGTCGGTGTCCTGGTCCGGGTAGTTCGGGTGCCGCTCGTTGCCGAACTCGGCCAGGATCACGAAGATCCGGTCGGTCTTCTCCCGGGAGAGCTCGACGTACTGGTCCTCGGTCTGGGCGGCGCCGGCCCGGGCGGAGCGGGCGGTGGCCCTCTCGGCCTGGGTCTTGCCGACCTTGACCACCGTGCTGCCGTTGATCCGCTCCGCCTTCGCCCTGCCGGAGAGGACCTCGCTGAGGCCCTCTTGGCGTAGCGCGCGGCGCTTGTCCTCGAGCGGGTTCGGCAGGTCGTGGTCGACATGGGCGGGCTCGGCAACCGACGGAGCGGCCGTCGGCAGCTTCGGCTGCGGCGCGGCGCTGGCCGACGTGGTGAACGCCAGCCCCGACGCTGTCAGCCCAAGCCCGAGCAGACCCACTGCGACTTTGCGCACGTGGTACCTCCGGTGTGAGGGAACCGGCCCTACGGGGGTACGGGCCGGTGGAAATCGATCCCACTAGTGGGACCAATGGTGAACATAGACACTGGTGGGACCGGTGGGAAGACGCGTGCGTCGATTTGTTGCAAGATTTTGTTGGGAACGCTTCCCACTGTCACATCCCGGACTTTCGCCACGGTCGTGACCGGGGTGGACGGACCCGCGCAGGGTGCCGAGCGACGCCTTTCGATCAATTTGTTGGCGTACGCAAAAAGTGGGGCCGGTGGCGTCGCCGCCACCGGCCCCACGGGTGTCGCTGTCGTCAGTTGCTGACCTTGACCACCATGTCGTCGGTCGGGTTGGTGCCCTGCTGGACGATCTCGATGCGGGTGCCACTGCCGGCCACCTTCACCGAGTTCCACGGGTTGCTGCCGCTCCAGTACTTGTTCGGCCCGTTGTCGCTGAACACCGGGTTCGGGTCCATCGCCGGAACGGTGACCGGCACGCCGTTGACGTGGAACGTCTGGGCCGGCTTGCCGAACTTGCTGAAGGTGGCGTCGTAACCGTTGCGCCTGTTGCTGATCGTGCCCTGGCCGACCTTGATCTGGCCCGGCCGCACGTCCACCGGGAGGTTCAGGCCGTAGCCCGGGTGCTCCGAGGTGTTGTTGTCGCCGTACGCGTAGTTGACGTACCAGACCAGCATGCCCGGGTGGTTGGCGAACCGCTCGACGAAGTTCGGCCGGGTGTTGCCGAAGCCGAAGTTGTAGCCGCCGGTGCGCAGGGTGTCGTCGTACCCGTAGTAGCTGCGGTTCTCCGCGATGTAGAACCGCGGGTACGAGTCGGTGACCGAGCCGGTCATCCGGGTGAAGCCCTTCGCGGTCCACTCCGCGGCCAGCGTCTCGGCGTCGTCGGTCCAGACGGTGGCGCCGTTGGCGACCAGCGAGACGTTGTCCAGGAACGCGCCGGCGAGGTGCACGCCGCCGTCGGTCTGGTAGCGGTAGCGGAACAGCACGCTCTGCCCGGCGTACGCGGACAGGTCGTAGCCGAGGTCCACCCAGGTGCCGCCGGTCGAGCCGTCGACCCCGGTCTCACCGGCGTCGATCGACGAGTTGCTCAGCGGGGTCCAGCTGGACCCGCCGTTGGTGGACACCTCGGCGTAGAGGTAGTCGTAGTCCTCTTCGATGTCGTACCAGGCCTTCGCGGTGATCGACGCGGAGGTCGCACCGGTCAGGTCCAGCTGACGGGTCAGCGTGGTGTTCAGGTCGTCGGCGCTGCCGCCCCACCACTCGTACGACCCGCCGAACGGCGTGTTGTAGCTCGTGGTCTGGGTCTGCGCGGGCAGGTTGACCACGACCGCCTGGGCCTTCGGCCCGTCGCTGTCACCGGCCGGCCCGAGCGTGACCTGGGTGGTGCCGCTGTTCTCCTCGACCACCGAGTAGTTCAGCCAGCCGAGGTAGAGCTTCGACCACGGGTCCATGTAGCCCGGGGTCGACCCGATGTCGTCGGTGCCGTGGCTCAGCCACGAACCCGAGGCCATCAGGCTCCAGAAGCCCACGCCGTTGTCGCCACCGGCGGTGTCGTAGAGGTCCGGCAGACCGAGGTCGTGGCCGTACTCGTGGGCGAAGACGCCCAGCCCGCCGTTCTCCGGCTCCGTGGTGTAGTCCCGGATCCAGATGCCGGTGTCGCCGATCTGCACGCCGCCGGCCTTGTTCTCGCCCGGACCGGCGCTGCCGGCGAGGTTCGGGAACGCGGCCCAGCGGTGCGACCAGATGGCGTCCTCGCCCTGGGCGCCGCCGCCGGCCTCCTCGCCCTCACCGGCGTGCACCGCCTGGAAGTGGTCGATGTAGCCGTCGGGCTCGTTGAAGTCGCCGTCGCCGTCGAAGTCGTACCGGTCCCAGATGTCGAACTGGGTCAGGTACTGCTTGATCTCCGCGCTGGTCTTGCCGGCGGCGACCTGGGACTCGTACCAGGCGGTGGCGCTGTCCTTGACGAAGTTCCAGTAGCCGTCCGCCTCGGAGATGGCGTTGCTGCCGTACCGGGCCTCGTTGTAGGGGACCTGCACCCAGTCGGTGACGTCACCGCTGACCGTGTAGCGGCCACCGGACTGCTTCAGGTAGAAGTCCCGCATCGACTCACCCGGACCGTAGAACATGTCCAGGTAGTGGGCCCGGTCGAAGTTCGGCCGCCACAGCGTGCTGTTGTCGTCCGTGGCATTGCCGTCCCAGTTCCGGTCCGGCTCGGCGATCTGGTTGGCCACCGGGCCGGCAGCTCCACCGGTCCGGGGGTCGATCTGGTCGCCGAAGTTGACCAGCATCGTGAAGATCGGGTCGGTCTTCGGCGCCTGCTGGTACTCGACGAACAGGTCGTCCTTGACCTGGATGACCTTGGAACCGTTGCGCGTCTGCAGCTTGGCCTTGCCGGAGAGCAGGTCGGCGATGGCCTGCTTCCGGACCTCCCGGTGCTGATCCGCCATCGGATCGGGGAGGTTGTCCTTGCCGTGCTTCGCCTTGTCGGAACCGGGGGTCGGGCCCGCGGCCGGAGCGCCGGAGGCCGGCGTCGACACGACTCCCGCCGCCAGCAGCGCGGCCGTGGCGGTGGCCAGGCCGGCTGTGACTCGTCTCCTCAAAGGTCCTCCTCCTTTGTGGATCTGTTACATGACGGACGCGGCCAAGGCCGTGACTGTCATGTGATGCGTCACTCACCCTTACAGAGGAGTAGCCCGTTGTCACGGGTCAATTGGCGCCTGAGGCGACGATCGCGGGGTGACATGTCAGGAAAAATACGGGCCAAAGCGCGCGCCACGACAACCGACGTTCACGTTACGGTTTGGCCACGATCACCCAGCGTGAAGGTGGTTATGAGGTCCCATGAGGAGAGCGCCGCCAACTGGGAAAGTGTCACAGCCGGCGGTGCCGGAACGGCCGGACCGGGGGAGAACGGCCAGGCCATCGGCCCGAACGAGCGGAGGCCCGCCCGGAGCATGCGCTCCGGACGGGCCTCCTGGTGCCCCGTCGGCCGGGACCGTTCGGGTCAGCTCCCCGCCGGCGTGACGTACACGATGGCGTACGAGTTGTCCTTCGCGGCCTTCTTGATGACGATCGAGACGCCGTAGTTCACGCCCAGGTCACCGGGGTTGCCGGTGCCCAGGACGATGGCACCGCCGCCCAGGGTCTGGCCGTAGTACTCCGGCGCCGGCGTGCCGTCCGGGTGGGTCACCCGGGTGGTGTACTGCGTGCTGTCCCGCGACGGCAGCACCACCGAGGCGTCGCTGTCCCGGGCGTACGCCGCACCGTCGCGGATCTCGATGCCCGGGTACCAGCCCTTGGCGTCGGTGAAGCCCTTCACCGGCGGCTGCGACCCGAACGTCGTGCAGTACTCGCTGTACGGCTCGTCCGCCGCCTCCAGGCACTCCTTGAAGGGGTACGTCGGCTTCAGCGAGAACGCCGCGTTCGCCGACTGCGGACGGCTGGGCAGGTTGTCCAGCACCGACGGGTCCTTGACCGCCGCCTCGCCCGTCCGCCGGAACGGGTCGAAGTGCGAGTCGACGATCAGCAGGCCGCCCTTGGCGCCGTAGCTGGGCAGCGCGGTCAACTGCGCGGTGACGTGGTTGACGTCGCCCAGCGCGGTGTCCCGGTACCAGACCAGCATGCCCGGCGCGTTGTACGAGACCCGGTCGACCTTCCACGCGTCGCGCGAGTAGACCGTGTCGTAGGTGTACTTCAGGCCCTTGTCGAAGCCGTCGAAGTTGCGCCACTCGGCCAGGTAGTAGTGCGCCTGCACCGAGGTGCCGCTGTCGATCCGCCAACCCGGGCCGCTGGTGTCCACGAAGGTGCCGCCGGTCGCGGTCCAGCCGTTGGTGCCGCTCTCGACGTCGTCGCTCCAGGTGGTGGCGCCACCGCCGGTGACCGAGAAGTCGTCGGCGAACCAGCCCCGCTCCACGAACGCCTCGTCGGTGGCGTAGCGCAGCCGCAGCTGGATGTTCTGCCCGGCGTACGCCGACAGGTCGACGTAGTCGTGCCGCCAGCCGTGGGTGTCACCGGTCAGGCCGTACTTCTTGTTGCCGAAGTCGACCATCCGGCCGTTCGGGTCGGCGTAGCCGTCGTCGGTGGTGACCAGCTTGCCGGTCGAGTCGTAGACCTTCTGCTCGGCCCAGGTGGTGCCGCCGTCGGTCGAGATCTCGACGAAGCCGTAGTCCCAGTCGGCCTCGATGACGAAGTTGTTCCACATCCAGAACTTCGCGTCGGCCGCCGCCGGCACCGCCACCTGACGGGCGATCTTGACGTCCGCCCAGTCCTGGTCAGCGCCGGTGTACCACATGTTCGCGCCGCTGTGCGGCGTGGCCAGGGTGATCACCTTGTCCGGCAGGTCGATCTTGATGCCGTCCTGGGTGCCGACCGGGGTGCGCGAGGTCTGCCCGAGCTTGACGGCGCGCGGGTCCGCCCCGGGGGCCAGGGTGAGCGGATCCGCCCAGCCGAGCACCCACTTGTCCCACAGACCCATGTGCGTCGGCAGCGCCTGGAAGACCTCGCCGGAGTGCGAACCCGAGGCCATCAGGTCCCAGAAGTCCACGTCCGAGTCGGCGTTGCCGGAGGTGTCGTAGAGGTCCGGCAGGCCCAGGTCGTGGCCGTACTCGTGGGCGAAGACGCCGACCCCGGCGTCCTCCGGCTGCACGATGTAGTTCGACACCTGCAGGCTGGTGCCGGGGATGGTGTAGCCGCCCGCGATCGAGGAGGAGTGCGCCCAGACCGCGTAGATGCCCTCGGCGCCGCCGCCGCGCGACTTGCCCTGGCCGGCGTGCACCAGCACCAGGTGGTCGATCACGCCGTCCGGCTCGAAGACGTTGCCGTCGCCGTCCCGGTCACCCTGGTCCTCGATGTCGTAGTCGGCCCACGGGAAGTCCGGGTCCATCGCGGCCAGCGCGTCGATCGCGTCGGTGGCCAGCCGGCCCGCGCCCTGCGGGTTGTCCGGGTGGCCGTTCATCGCCTGCTGGCGCCCGGCGACCCAGTTGCCGTTCTCGTCCTGGAAGCAGCGCGACGCCGCGTACCAGCCCTCCGAGTGCGGCACGGTGATCCACGGGCTGGCCTGCCCGTCCACCGTGTACGCACCCTTGGACATCTCCAGGTACATGTTGTGCATGGTGCGGCCACGCAGGTCGATGCCGGGCTTGCCGTCCGGACCCTTCAGGTCCTTGCGGACCCGCTCGGTGATGCCGGTCTTGGTGTAGAGCATCTTGTCGAAGTGCGCGGGCGAGAAGTCCGGCACCCAGAACGAGTTGTTGTCCTTGTGCGGCAGGGTCGCCGGGTTCGGGATGTTGTTGTGCTTCGGGCCGTTCTGCACGGTGCCCGGAACGCAGGTCCGGTCCTCGAACACGGTCCGCGGGACCATGACGTCGGTGAAGTCGTCGTTGGCCTGGTCGTTGAACTCCACCAGCAGGGTCAGCAGCTTCGCCGTCTGGGTGCTCGGCGCCTGCTTGATCTTGCGGGGGCTCTTCCCGGACTTGATCGACTTGGCCTCCAGCCGGGCCAGCTCTTTGGCCGCGACCGGGTTGCCCCGGGCGTACTTGCGGTCGAACGCCCGTGCCTCGTCGGCTGCCGAGGTGTAGATGCCTTCCTTGCCCTTGACCTCGCGGCCGGCGGTGTCCGGCTGCACCTCCGGCTCGGCATAGTTGATGTAGAACTCGTCGGCTCCGATCACCGCCTTCGGCGCGGTGGACGTCTCGGCTGCCGCGCTACCCGTCACGGTCAGTGACGTGGCCGCGAGGGCGATGGCGGGCAGCGCGACGAGTAGGCGCCGAC
This genomic window contains:
- a CDS encoding immune inhibitor A domain-containing protein — protein: MNRRSQAGPRRRLLVALPAIALAATSLTVTGSAAAETSTAPKAVIGADEFYINYAEPEVQPDTAGREVKGKEGIYTSAADEARAFDRKYARGNPVAAKELARLEAKSIKSGKSPRKIKQAPSTQTAKLLTLLVEFNDQANDDFTDVMVPRTVFEDRTCVPGTVQNGPKHNNIPNPATLPHKDNNSFWVPDFSPAHFDKMLYTKTGITERVRKDLKGPDGKPGIDLRGRTMHNMYLEMSKGAYTVDGQASPWITVPHSEGWYAASRCFQDENGNWVAGRQQAMNGHPDNPQGAGRLATDAIDALAAMDPDFPWADYDIEDQGDRDGDGNVFEPDGVIDHLVLVHAGQGKSRGGGAEGIYAVWAHSSSIAGGYTIPGTSLQVSNYIVQPEDAGVGVFAHEYGHDLGLPDLYDTSGNADSDVDFWDLMASGSHSGEVFQALPTHMGLWDKWVLGWADPLTLAPGADPRAVKLGQTSRTPVGTQDGIKIDLPDKVITLATPHSGANMWYTGADQDWADVKIARQVAVPAAADAKFWMWNNFVIEADWDYGFVEISTDGGTTWAEQKVYDSTGKLVTTDDGYADPNGRMVDFGNKKYGLTGDTHGWRHDYVDLSAYAGQNIQLRLRYATDEAFVERGWFADDFSVTGGGATTWSDDVESGTNGWTATGGTFVDTSGPGWRIDSGTSVQAHYYLAEWRNFDGFDKGLKYTYDTVYSRDAWKVDRVSYNAPGMLVWYRDTALGDVNHVTAQLTALPSYGAKGGLLIVDSHFDPFRRTGEAAVKDPSVLDNLPSRPQSANAAFSLKPTYPFKECLEAADEPYSEYCTTFGSQPPVKGFTDAKGWYPGIEIRDGAAYARDSDASVVLPSRDSTQYTTRVTHPDGTPAPEYYGQTLGGGAIVLGTGNPGDLGVNYGVSIVIKKAAKDNSYAIVYVTPAGS
- a CDS encoding immune inhibitor A domain-containing protein; amino-acid sequence: MGLLGLGLTASGLAFTTSASAAPQPKLPTAAPSVAEPAHVDHDLPNPLEDKRRALRQEGLSEVLSGRAKAERINGSTVVKVGKTQAERATARSARAGAAQTEDQYVELSREKTDRIFVILAEFGNERHPNYPDQDTDPGTPGPTRFDGPLHNEIPAPNRAVDNSTVWQADYNADHYRKLYFGTAPGDESLKQYYEAQSSGRYSVEGTVTDWVKVRYNEARYGRSGGYPCADNVCTNTWALVRDAANQWVADQKAAGRSDAEIAEEVKAMDQWDRYDHDSDGNFNESDGYIDHFQIVHSGGDEADGDPYQGEDAIWSHRWYAFASDQGSTGPVNFPAGGTQIGNTGIWIGDYTIQPENGGRSVFYHEYGHDLGLPDDYNVLSGGDNNNEHWTLMAQSRLGAKNDGGIGERGGDLGAWNKLQLGWLDYEVIVAGQKRTMTLGPQEYNSDKPQAAVVVLPQREYTFNNGAPFEGTKQFFSGNDDDLNNTMTRTVDLTGKSSASLSMKGRYDIEAGYDYMFFEVSTDNGQTWTPQNGTVNGQPLPEISPGRPALDGSSNGEWVDINIPLDLAAGKVAQFRLRYQTDGGVAEGGFYGDAITVTADGQTVLSDGAEAGAGDWALNGWSIVEETYTRLFDNYYIAGNRTYVSYDKYLKTGPYFFGYANTRPDYVDHYAYQEGLLISYWNLRWADNDTFAHPGEGRNLYIDAHPRPIYNLTGQPWRARVQVYDAPFSLKKADSFTLHLNSQPQYIRGQAAQPLFDDTQKYWYAELPNHGVKLPATGTKIRVLEQDGTSVKVRFS
- a CDS encoding immune inhibitor A domain-containing protein, whose protein sequence is MRRRVTAGLATATAALLAAGVVSTPASGAPAAGPTPGSDKAKHGKDNLPDPMADQHREVRKQAIADLLSGKAKLQTRNGSKVIQVKDDLFVEYQQAPKTDPIFTMLVNFGDQIDPRTGGAAGPVANQIAEPDRNWDGNATDDNSTLWRPNFDRAHYLDMFYGPGESMRDFYLKQSGGRYTVSGDVTDWVQVPYNEARYGSNAISEADGYWNFVKDSATAWYESQVAAGKTSAEIKQYLTQFDIWDRYDFDGDGDFNEPDGYIDHFQAVHAGEGEEAGGGAQGEDAIWSHRWAAFPNLAGSAGPGENKAGGVQIGDTGIWIRDYTTEPENGGLGVFAHEYGHDLGLPDLYDTAGGDNGVGFWSLMASGSWLSHGTDDIGSTPGYMDPWSKLYLGWLNYSVVEENSGTTQVTLGPAGDSDGPKAQAVVVNLPAQTQTTSYNTPFGGSYEWWGGSADDLNTTLTRQLDLTGATSASITAKAWYDIEEDYDYLYAEVSTNGGSSWTPLSNSSIDAGETGVDGSTGGTWVDLGYDLSAYAGQSVLFRYRYQTDGGVHLAGAFLDNVSLVANGATVWTDDAETLAAEWTAKGFTRMTGSVTDSYPRFYIAENRSYYGYDDTLRTGGYNFGFGNTRPNFVERFANHPGMLVWYVNYAYGDNNTSEHPGYGLNLPVDVRPGQIKVGQGTISNRRNGYDATFSKFGKPAQTFHVNGVPVTVPAMDPNPVFSDNGPNKYWSGSNPWNSVKVAGSGTRIEIVQQGTNPTDDMVVKVSN